Part of the Novipirellula artificiosorum genome, CCCGTAACCGATATCGGTCGAGCATCGCTTCGTCGCCAACTCTCGGCAATCGTTCGTTATGGCGCTGGATCAACCCCGCCACCGTGGTCACACCTTCTTCTCGTGTTTCAATCCCTAGATGTTTCGATAACGCCCTGGCACTGACCGATCCAAACACACGGTAATACGCGGGTGCAAGCTCTTGTATCGATGCTTCGCCAAGTGTTTCGTCCTCAAGGTCTCGTCGAGCTGCGAAAACGCGTCTTAGAATGTCGTCCATGGTCACCGCACCCAGTGCTTCACCAAATTCATTCACGACGACCGCGACGCTGCGGTCTTCATCCTTCAATTGGTCAAGCACCTGGGAAATCCGAGCGGACCAAGGAGCATAAATCACCGGCTCCATCGCTCCGGCCATGTCATCCATTTGGCTCGGACGCAACAACCGCAAGGGAATCACGCCCGTGATCGTATCCCCCTCGCAGTCGGTGACCATCATGTAACCGCCGGGGGGGCTTTCGGACGGAAGCGATGTGCCGATTTCACTGACCTTGCAGAGCATCAATTTGCTGCGCAGTCGCATCCATTCGCCGACTCGCGTTTCCGCCATTTCAACCAGTCCTTGAAGCACCAGCCGTTCTCGCTGCAATAAGGCAGCGTCGTCGGTTCCAAGTTCAATGGCTCGTTCGATATCCGCCAAGTCGATTTCGGGTTCGGGGCGAAACGACGGCCACAGCAAGCGACTGGCCGCGAGATTGGTCGTCTTGACCAACGGCAG contains:
- a CDS encoding CNNM domain-containing protein — encoded protein: MSTLLDAWIWLLAMMICILLSGLFSGSEAAFFSLPHRERKRLKRSGIAGRIAISLLSDSDRLLSAILFWNLLINMTYFAIASILGGKLRVDPTAGPSVAVGFSFGSLMVIIFLSEMLPKSIAVLSPYRICLVVAAPMNLAVTIVSPVLPLVKTTNLAASRLLWPSFRPEPEIDLADIERAIELGTDDAALLQRERLVLQGLVEMAETRVGEWMRLRSKLMLCKVSEIGTSLPSESPPGGYMMVTDCEGDTITGVIPLRLLRPSQMDDMAGAMEPVIYAPWSARISQVLDQLKDEDRSVAVVVNEFGEALGAVTMDDILRRVFAARRDLEDETLGEASIQELAPAYYRVFGSVSARALSKHLGIETREEGVTTVAGLIQRHNERLPRVGDEAMLDRYRLRVVEETENGVWIEVGLPPTAEPLAELSQ